One window of Nocardia sp. NBC_00508 genomic DNA carries:
- a CDS encoding ATP-binding protein: protein MSKGEGTPPATTRTGAISVRVPAESEQLAMLRALAETVVLMADFGIDEVTDIRLALDEVASALVLDAVPGSELDCAFSFDGDAVDVQVCAVTRSNGTPDQAGFGWHIVTTLTDSVSASQGAHDSASGGYPTTVDFRWVRGGTDE from the coding sequence ATGAGCAAGGGTGAGGGGACTCCTCCCGCGACGACGCGGACCGGCGCGATCAGCGTGCGGGTGCCCGCGGAGTCCGAGCAACTGGCGATGCTGCGTGCCTTGGCCGAGACGGTCGTGCTCATGGCCGATTTCGGTATCGACGAGGTGACCGATATCCGGCTGGCCCTCGACGAGGTCGCCAGCGCGCTGGTGCTGGACGCGGTGCCCGGGTCGGAGCTCGATTGCGCGTTCAGCTTCGACGGCGACGCCGTGGACGTGCAAGTCTGCGCGGTCACGAGGTCGAACGGCACTCCGGATCAGGCCGGTTTCGGCTGGCACATCGTCACGACCTTGACCGATTCGGTTTCCGCCTCCCAGGGCGCCCACGACAGCGCCTCGGGCGGCTACCCGACTACCGTCGACTTCCGCTGGGTGCGCGGCGGCACGGATGAGTAG
- a CDS encoding VOC family protein, producing the protein MTLIETTGTHHIRLTVTDIARSRDFYHDVLGFPIAAESPGSPDDPAVRTDPYQLFGGVVFQANGMLLGLRPVAPATDRFDSHRVGLDHLSFTVPARDDLVGAAARLAEAGIEHGEIIEMSDFGIAILSFSDPDGIHLELTAPL; encoded by the coding sequence GTGACCCTGATCGAAACGACCGGAACCCACCACATCCGGTTGACCGTGACCGATATCGCTCGGTCCCGTGACTTCTACCACGACGTTCTCGGCTTCCCGATCGCCGCCGAATCGCCGGGCAGCCCGGATGATCCGGCGGTGCGGACCGATCCGTATCAACTGTTCGGCGGCGTGGTGTTCCAGGCCAACGGAATGCTGCTCGGCCTGCGTCCGGTAGCCCCGGCGACGGACCGCTTCGACTCCCATCGGGTGGGCTTGGACCATCTCAGCTTCACCGTCCCGGCGCGGGACGATCTGGTCGGGGCGGCTGCCCGGCTGGCTGAAGCGGGCATCGAACACGGCGAGATCATCGAGATGTCCGACTTCGGGATCGCGATTCTGTCGTTCTCCGACCCGGATGGCATCCACCTCGAACTCACTGCGCCACTGTGA
- a CDS encoding GlxA family transcriptional regulator has product MDVAVFVVDGVADFGYAALVETFNTANSVRTELADPPQPWRIRSVSFGAAVQSGNGNTVPTIPLDELGDEFELMIVPAVNVLAAEALIDLISSSASRPVLDRLVAARERGVHLAGACTGTFYLAEAGVLDGSPATTSWWLGPSFRHRYPRVELDEGRTLCRGHGVTTAGAALSHMDLALSLIATKSPALAERAMRYLAVGAGRPQREFIIPEVIARGDSITAAFERWVRDHLTDNFRISQAAKAIGVTERSLQRATHAELGMSPTEFLHDIRLERAMHLLRTTPLTVDAVAARVGYLNAGTLRGLFRRRRGMSISEIRMTRLSY; this is encoded by the coding sequence ATGGACGTCGCTGTCTTCGTCGTGGACGGCGTGGCCGACTTCGGATACGCCGCTCTGGTCGAGACCTTCAACACCGCGAACTCGGTGCGGACCGAACTCGCCGACCCTCCGCAGCCGTGGCGGATCCGCAGCGTGTCGTTCGGCGCTGCCGTACAGTCGGGCAACGGCAACACCGTGCCGACGATTCCACTCGACGAACTCGGCGACGAATTCGAACTGATGATCGTGCCCGCGGTGAACGTGCTCGCCGCTGAGGCGCTGATAGATCTCATCTCCTCCTCCGCCAGCCGCCCCGTGCTCGACCGCCTGGTCGCGGCGCGCGAAAGAGGAGTGCATCTCGCCGGTGCCTGCACCGGAACGTTCTATCTGGCCGAGGCCGGTGTGCTGGACGGCTCGCCCGCCACCACGAGTTGGTGGCTCGGCCCGAGTTTCCGGCATCGATACCCCCGCGTCGAGCTGGACGAAGGACGGACGCTGTGCCGCGGGCACGGCGTCACCACCGCGGGCGCCGCGCTGTCGCACATGGACCTCGCCCTGTCGCTGATCGCCACCAAGAGCCCGGCACTGGCCGAGCGCGCCATGCGCTATCTGGCGGTCGGCGCGGGAAGACCGCAGCGCGAGTTCATCATTCCCGAGGTCATCGCCAGGGGCGACTCCATTACCGCGGCCTTCGAACGCTGGGTGCGCGACCACCTGACCGACAACTTCCGGATCTCGCAGGCCGCCAAGGCCATCGGCGTCACCGAACGCAGCCTGCAACGCGCCACCCATGCCGAACTGGGCATGTCCCCCACCGAGTTCCTGCACGATATCCGGCTGGAACGCGCCATGCACCTGTTGCGCACCACGCCGCTCACCGTGGACGCGGTCGCCGCAAGGGTCGGCTACCTCAACGCGGGAACTCTTCGTGGCCTGTTCCGGCGTCGCCGGGGCATGTCGATCTCGGAAATCCGTATGACTCGTTTGTCGTACTGA
- a CDS encoding ArsR/SmtB family transcription factor gives MPLGRWKSADHPEIGAVAIDAVLHALADPTRRRIVRMLLDEGDRPCGSFGLGISPSTLSHHFKALRNAGLIRQFDQGRQRMNTLRLAELDIRFPGLVASILAQAEANRP, from the coding sequence ATGCCACTCGGGCGCTGGAAGTCCGCCGATCACCCGGAGATCGGCGCCGTAGCGATCGATGCCGTTCTGCATGCCCTCGCCGACCCCACCCGTCGGCGGATCGTGCGCATGCTCCTCGACGAAGGCGATCGGCCCTGCGGCAGTTTCGGTCTGGGCATTTCGCCGTCCACCCTCAGCCACCACTTCAAAGCACTACGCAATGCCGGTCTGATCCGCCAGTTCGACCAAGGCCGCCAGCGCATGAACACGCTGCGCCTGGCCGAACTCGACATCCGCTTTCCCGGCCTGGTCGCCTCGATCCTGGCGCAAGCCGAGGCGAATCGGCCATGA
- a CDS encoding potassium transporter Kup, with protein sequence MRLAVVVATLGIVFGDIGTSPIYTIQTVFNPRDPHPVPVSATNVYGVVSLIFWSVTIIVTISYVLLALRADNDGQGGIMALITLLRRWGGQRGRREAAALAALGIFGASLFFGDSMITPAISVLSAVEGLEVVEPELKELIVPITAVIIVALFFVQRRGTAAVGRVFGPVMIVWFLTIGGCGVAGIAAHPEILKALSPTYALGFLVGHFHIAFFALAAVVLAVTGAEALYADMGHFGRRAITRAWLILVFPACILSYFGQGALILDDPSNSKSPFFLLVPGWGRLPLVLLATAATVIASQAVITGAYSVASQAARLGYLPRLRIAHTSESQIGQIYVPWINWLLMVSVLTLVFAFRSSAALAYAFGMAVTGTITITTLLFFYIARARWGTPLWLIGLGAVPLLLVDFLFVAANLTKLVHGAWLPLLIGLTAFTVMTTWQRGREIVSAERERREGSLREFVDRLHAEQPSIRRVPGTAVFLNRGKRTAPLAMRANVEHNKVRHQQVVIMSIETEPVPRVPLEERITVDSLGHAEDGIIHVSARFGYMEHSDVPGALALVNPVDTEGRLQLDEASYFLSTIELRAGDAPTMALWRKRLFIATSYLTADAAEHFGLPRERTVIMGSNIEL encoded by the coding sequence GTGCGACTCGCGGTGGTGGTCGCCACTTTGGGCATCGTTTTCGGGGACATCGGGACCAGTCCGATCTACACGATTCAGACGGTGTTCAACCCGCGCGACCCGCACCCGGTGCCGGTCAGCGCGACGAATGTTTACGGCGTGGTGTCGCTGATCTTCTGGTCGGTGACGATCATCGTCACGATCAGCTATGTGCTGCTGGCACTGCGCGCCGACAACGACGGCCAGGGCGGCATCATGGCGCTGATCACGCTGCTGCGGCGATGGGGCGGGCAGCGCGGCCGGCGGGAAGCCGCCGCGCTGGCCGCGCTGGGCATCTTCGGCGCATCGCTGTTCTTCGGCGACAGCATGATCACTCCGGCGATCTCGGTGCTGTCCGCCGTGGAAGGGCTCGAAGTGGTCGAACCAGAACTGAAAGAGCTCATCGTGCCGATCACCGCGGTGATCATCGTGGCGCTGTTCTTCGTGCAGCGGCGCGGAACCGCGGCGGTGGGCCGAGTGTTCGGGCCGGTGATGATCGTGTGGTTCCTGACCATCGGCGGGTGCGGGGTAGCGGGCATCGCCGCCCACCCGGAGATCCTGAAGGCACTATCGCCGACCTACGCGCTGGGCTTCCTGGTCGGCCACTTCCACATCGCCTTCTTCGCCTTGGCCGCGGTCGTGCTCGCGGTCACCGGCGCCGAGGCGCTCTACGCCGACATGGGGCATTTCGGTCGTCGTGCGATCACCCGGGCCTGGCTGATTCTCGTGTTCCCCGCATGCATTCTCAGCTACTTCGGCCAAGGCGCGCTGATCCTCGACGATCCCAGCAATAGCAAGAGCCCGTTCTTCCTGCTCGTGCCCGGCTGGGGCCGACTGCCCCTGGTCCTGTTGGCCACCGCGGCGACAGTAATCGCCTCGCAAGCGGTGATCACCGGCGCGTACTCGGTGGCCTCCCAGGCCGCACGGCTCGGCTACCTGCCCCGGCTGCGGATCGCGCACACCTCGGAGTCCCAGATCGGCCAGATCTACGTGCCCTGGATCAACTGGCTGCTGATGGTCTCGGTGCTCACCTTGGTGTTCGCCTTCCGCAGCTCGGCAGCATTGGCCTACGCGTTCGGTATGGCGGTGACCGGGACGATCACGATCACCACCCTGCTCTTCTTCTACATCGCCCGTGCCAGGTGGGGCACACCGCTGTGGTTGATCGGTCTCGGCGCCGTCCCGCTGCTGCTGGTGGACTTCTTGTTCGTCGCGGCCAACCTGACCAAGCTCGTCCACGGCGCGTGGCTTCCGCTGCTGATCGGCCTCACCGCGTTCACCGTGATGACCACGTGGCAGCGTGGACGCGAGATCGTCAGCGCGGAGCGGGAACGGCGCGAGGGCTCATTGCGCGAATTCGTCGACCGGCTCCATGCCGAGCAGCCCTCGATACGCCGAGTTCCCGGCACGGCCGTCTTCCTCAACCGCGGCAAGCGGACCGCGCCGCTGGCCATGCGAGCCAACGTCGAGCACAACAAAGTCCGGCACCAGCAGGTCGTGATCATGTCGATCGAGACCGAGCCGGTCCCTCGGGTCCCGCTGGAGGAGCGGATCACCGTCGACTCCCTCGGCCACGCCGAAGACGGGATCATCCACGTCAGCGCCCGGTTCGGCTACATGGAGCACTCGGACGTACCCGGCGCGCTGGCGCTGGTGAACCCCGTCGATACCGAGGGGCGATTGCAGCTGGACGAGGCATCCTATTTCCTGTCGACGATCGAGCTTCGAGCCGGCGACGCACCCACCATGGCGCTGTGGCGCAAGCGGCTTTTCATCGCCACGTCCTACCTCACCGCCGACGCCGCCGAACATTTCGGCCTGCCGCGCGAACGCACCGTCATCATGGGGTCGAATATCGAGCTCTAG
- a CDS encoding TetR/AcrR family transcriptional regulator, with protein MTEIVETRRDRIARRQVDKFAERRAQLAAAALHTLAELGYARTSLREIAQKSEFTHGVLHYYFSDKVELITHAVRQYEAVCVTRYDDIVATSMTADGLRRDFGNAMATTLDTDAPLHRLWYDLRNQSLFEESFRDDVVEIDGRREQMIHNVVRRYADLSGKPLLVPSKTAYALFDGVFQQALLHKLSGRADAVDNLRADAAHLLDLVTADDRP; from the coding sequence GTGACCGAGATCGTCGAGACCAGGCGGGATCGCATCGCGCGCAGACAGGTCGACAAGTTCGCCGAACGGCGGGCACAGTTGGCCGCCGCCGCCCTGCACACCCTCGCCGAACTCGGCTACGCCCGGACCAGCCTGCGGGAGATCGCGCAGAAATCCGAGTTCACCCACGGCGTGCTGCACTACTACTTCAGCGACAAGGTCGAGCTGATCACCCACGCGGTGCGGCAGTACGAGGCGGTGTGTGTCACCCGCTACGACGACATCGTCGCCACCTCGATGACGGCCGATGGCCTGCGACGCGACTTCGGCAACGCCATGGCCACCACTCTGGACACCGACGCCCCGCTGCACCGGCTGTGGTATGACCTGCGCAATCAGAGCCTGTTCGAGGAGTCCTTCCGTGACGATGTCGTCGAGATCGACGGGCGGCGCGAGCAGATGATCCACAACGTTGTGCGGCGGTATGCGGATTTGTCCGGAAAGCCGCTGCTCGTGCCGTCGAAAACGGCGTACGCCCTTTTCGACGGCGTGTTCCAGCAGGCGCTGCTGCACAAGCTCTCCGGACGCGCCGACGCGGTCGACAACCTGCGCGCCGACGCCGCCCATCTCCTGGACTTGGTCACCGCCGACGACAGGCCCTGA
- a CDS encoding SDR family NAD(P)-dependent oxidoreductase, with protein sequence MSGYDLTGRRALVTGGAQGLGAGMAEALARAGAAVAIGDIREDLGKDTVEALRAAGAVAEFVPLDVTDDAGWEQAVADTVAALGGLDIVVNNAGIEITGLLVDLDPSEARRMLEVNVLGTALGIKHAFRAMRPGGAAGRGGAIVNIASVAATIAFPGIGVYSSTKSAVDRLTRVAAMESGKLGYGVRVNCVYPGLVPTEMGARLAEDVAEIGLFPSAEAAVGAVIEQTPQGRLGEVADMADAVVFLASDAARFITGAGLPVDGGMGM encoded by the coding sequence ATGAGTGGGTACGACCTGACCGGGCGCCGGGCACTGGTAACCGGCGGAGCACAGGGATTGGGGGCCGGTATGGCCGAGGCGCTGGCCCGCGCCGGGGCTGCCGTCGCGATCGGCGACATCCGCGAGGATCTCGGCAAGGACACCGTGGAGGCGTTGCGCGCCGCCGGCGCCGTCGCCGAATTCGTCCCGCTCGATGTCACCGACGACGCCGGCTGGGAGCAGGCGGTCGCCGACACCGTGGCCGCGCTCGGCGGCCTGGACATCGTCGTCAACAACGCCGGTATCGAAATCACCGGTCTCCTGGTGGATCTCGATCCGTCCGAGGCGCGCCGGATGCTGGAGGTGAATGTGCTCGGTACGGCGCTTGGCATCAAACACGCCTTCCGAGCGATGCGTCCCGGCGGCGCGGCAGGCCGCGGTGGCGCGATCGTGAACATCGCGTCGGTCGCCGCGACCATCGCGTTCCCCGGCATCGGGGTGTACTCGTCGACCAAGTCCGCGGTCGATCGCCTCACCAGGGTCGCCGCGATGGAGTCCGGCAAGCTCGGCTACGGCGTCCGGGTGAACTGCGTCTACCCCGGGCTCGTCCCGACCGAGATGGGCGCGCGGCTGGCCGAGGACGTAGCCGAGATCGGCCTGTTCCCCAGCGCGGAGGCCGCCGTCGGCGCCGTGATCGAACAGACCCCGCAGGGACGGCTCGGCGAGGTCGCCGATATGGCCGACGCGGTGGTCTTCCTCGCCTCCGACGCCGCCCGTTTCATCACCGGGGCCGGTCTGCCGGTCGACGGCGGCATGGGCATGTGA
- a CDS encoding DUF5938 domain-containing protein, whose protein sequence is MSNDKPVVVYGASGYTGRLVCEYLREFNIPFIAAGRDKARLQEAIDKIPGIDTVEHEIVEVAHDVGPLTELFRGASVVCNTVGPFSQYGHEVVQSCLAAGAHYLDTTGEQDWLIACDEQYGSDMAERGLLLSPGIAQMYTTGEIAANLCLETPGLDTLDIQVFWKGFPTVASTKTILVNAALSKAYYLEQNQYVEWPADAGLYDVVVPGQHEIGLALPWGGTSHPVWFKRDPRVANVKVLGGVFNRPLMLGVPQIVQAVIEQVKDLPVEEKYRVLSEQASAVRSEMPPRENPRINTSLDSVHASGPLARAHCVIYGNCNYKQTGLLQAYAVNSLLQAPPKRVGFASACQAFGHRELLGVLRGFGLVAEPVLTVHR, encoded by the coding sequence ATGAGCAACGACAAGCCCGTCGTCGTCTATGGCGCCTCGGGTTACACCGGCCGGCTGGTCTGTGAATACCTGCGCGAGTTCAACATTCCGTTCATCGCGGCGGGCCGGGACAAGGCTCGCCTCCAAGAGGCGATCGACAAGATCCCCGGCATCGACACCGTCGAGCACGAGATCGTCGAGGTCGCCCACGACGTGGGACCGCTGACCGAACTGTTCCGCGGCGCCTCCGTCGTCTGCAACACCGTCGGGCCGTTCTCCCAGTACGGGCACGAGGTCGTGCAGTCCTGCCTCGCCGCGGGGGCGCATTATCTCGACACCACGGGCGAACAGGATTGGCTCATCGCCTGCGACGAGCAATACGGCAGCGACATGGCCGAGCGCGGACTGCTGCTGTCGCCGGGCATCGCGCAGATGTACACCACCGGCGAGATCGCCGCCAATCTCTGCCTCGAGACGCCCGGCCTGGATACCTTGGACATCCAGGTCTTCTGGAAGGGCTTCCCGACCGTCGCCTCGACGAAGACGATTCTGGTCAATGCCGCGCTGTCCAAGGCGTACTACCTCGAGCAGAACCAGTACGTCGAGTGGCCGGCCGACGCCGGACTCTACGACGTCGTCGTGCCCGGCCAGCACGAGATCGGGCTCGCTCTGCCGTGGGGCGGCACGTCGCATCCGGTCTGGTTCAAGCGCGATCCCCGGGTCGCCAACGTGAAGGTGCTCGGCGGCGTCTTCAACCGGCCGCTGATGCTCGGCGTCCCGCAGATCGTGCAGGCCGTCATCGAACAGGTGAAAGACCTTCCCGTGGAAGAGAAATACCGCGTGCTGAGCGAGCAGGCGTCGGCGGTGCGCAGCGAGATGCCGCCACGCGAGAACCCGCGGATCAACACCTCACTGGACTCCGTGCACGCCTCGGGTCCGCTGGCGCGCGCACACTGCGTGATCTACGGAAACTGCAACTACAAGCAAACCGGTCTCCTGCAGGCGTACGCCGTGAACTCGCTGCTGCAGGCGCCGCCGAAGCGGGTCGGGTTCGCCTCGGCCTGCCAGGCGTTCGGCCACCGGGAACTGCTGGGTGTGCTGCGCGGTTTCGGACTGGTCGCCGAACCGGTCCTGACCGTGCACCGCTGA
- a CDS encoding AMP-binding protein has protein sequence MRLTDYLDKGASLGATAPCLTMNGDTLTYQQVQQLSWQVARALHSSGVRPGDKVAILSANDALAFACVFGIARAGAVWCPMNPRNEAAENRELLDLFDCACLVFHSAFAPLVAAIAPQLTSLTTLVCLDATVSGAVRFDDWIRDCPATEWQAEPVDDVIMLVGTGGTTGRPKGVRLTGHNIEAMTALTLMSYPFEGRPRYLALAPLTHAAGVLCFPIMTLGGEIVVMPAPDLAEFLALLERHRVTHAFLPPTLIYMLLDHPALPGTELGSLQCLWYGAAPMSTARLEQALHRIGPVMGQLFGQSEAPMMVSTLAPKEHFRPDGSIATERLASAGRPTPLTQVAIMDGAGRLLPTGERGEIVVRGPLVMAGYHKNPEATAEASRYGWHHTGDIGYLDADNYLYVVDRAKDMIITGGFNVYSAEVEQALLTHPAVQDCAVVGLPDDKWGERVTAVVQFHAGHSATPAELRELARARLGSVKTPKQVEIWADLPRSKIGKVLKPEIRAQLRAEGTPRATPRPDPVR, from the coding sequence GTGCGTCTGACCGACTATCTCGACAAAGGCGCCTCACTCGGCGCGACCGCGCCCTGCCTGACCATGAATGGGGACACGCTGACCTATCAGCAGGTCCAGCAGCTGTCCTGGCAGGTCGCCCGTGCGCTGCACAGCTCAGGAGTACGCCCGGGCGACAAGGTCGCGATCCTGTCGGCGAACGACGCACTGGCCTTCGCCTGCGTCTTCGGCATTGCCCGCGCCGGTGCGGTGTGGTGCCCGATGAACCCGCGCAACGAAGCCGCCGAAAACCGGGAATTGCTGGACCTTTTCGATTGCGCATGCCTGGTCTTCCACTCCGCCTTCGCCCCGCTGGTGGCAGCCATCGCACCGCAACTGACCTCGCTGACCACCCTCGTCTGCCTGGACGCGACCGTCTCCGGCGCAGTGCGTTTCGACGACTGGATTCGCGACTGTCCGGCAACCGAGTGGCAGGCCGAACCGGTGGACGACGTCATCATGCTGGTGGGAACCGGCGGAACTACCGGGCGGCCCAAGGGCGTCCGGCTCACCGGGCACAACATCGAGGCGATGACCGCACTCACCTTGATGAGCTATCCCTTCGAGGGTCGGCCGCGCTACCTGGCCCTCGCGCCGCTCACCCACGCGGCGGGCGTGCTGTGTTTCCCGATCATGACCCTCGGCGGTGAGATCGTCGTGATGCCGGCCCCCGACTTGGCCGAGTTCCTCGCTCTGCTGGAACGCCACCGCGTGACGCACGCCTTCCTGCCGCCGACGCTGATCTACATGCTGCTCGACCACCCCGCCCTGCCGGGCACCGAGCTCGGTTCGCTGCAATGCCTTTGGTACGGCGCGGCGCCGATGTCGACCGCTCGGCTCGAGCAGGCACTGCACCGGATCGGGCCGGTCATGGGCCAGCTGTTCGGGCAGTCCGAAGCCCCGATGATGGTCTCCACCCTGGCCCCGAAGGAACACTTCCGACCGGACGGCTCCATCGCGACCGAGCGGCTGGCGTCCGCGGGCCGTCCCACTCCCCTGACCCAGGTGGCCATCATGGACGGCGCGGGCCGACTGCTGCCCACCGGCGAACGCGGCGAAATCGTCGTACGCGGGCCTCTGGTAATGGCCGGCTATCACAAGAATCCGGAGGCGACCGCCGAGGCGTCGCGATACGGCTGGCACCACACCGGCGATATCGGCTATCTCGACGCCGACAACTATCTCTACGTCGTCGATCGCGCGAAGGACATGATCATCACCGGCGGTTTCAACGTCTATTCCGCCGAGGTCGAACAAGCCTTGCTCACTCATCCCGCCGTCCAGGACTGCGCCGTGGTCGGCCTGCCCGACGACAAATGGGGCGAGCGGGTCACCGCCGTCGTCCAATTCCACGCCGGACACAGCGCCACCCCCGCGGAACTGCGTGAATTAGCCAGAGCACGGCTCGGCTCCGTGAAAACCCCCAAGCAGGTGGAGATCTGGGCCGACCTTCCTCGCTCGAAGATCGGCAAGGTGCTCAAACCCGAAATTCGAGCGCAACTGCGCGCCGAGGGCACGCCGCGCGCGACCCCGCGCCCCGATCCGGTCCGCTGA
- a CDS encoding aldo/keto reductase produces MMRYRLFGRTGLRVSELVLGTMAIDDVDECRRILHAFADAGGNFIDTASAYGASEEMLGTVIDRRDRFVIGTKYTLTRDTSDPNASGNHRKNLIRSLEQSLRRLRTDYIDVYWVHVWDRHTPIEETVRALDEVVRTGKVLYIGISDAPAWVVAQANTLAHSRDQTAFAGLQVPYNLLQRDIERELLPMAEAFGMSVTTWAPLARGILAGATGRRTDPTRHTERERAAAAAVDTVAAELGVPPAHVALAWTRHRSPTVLPIVGVSNATQLTQNLGATGLTLPDDAVAALEAAVPFELGFPGDFIAECDRSPHVYGDTVHRVDAHHQHRTNTGGHG; encoded by the coding sequence ATGATGCGTTACCGACTGTTCGGCCGAACCGGTCTGCGTGTGTCCGAACTGGTGCTCGGCACCATGGCGATCGACGACGTCGACGAGTGCCGACGGATTCTGCACGCTTTCGCCGATGCCGGAGGCAACTTCATCGACACCGCCTCGGCTTACGGAGCGAGCGAGGAAATGCTCGGCACGGTGATCGACCGCCGCGACCGATTCGTCATCGGCACCAAATACACGCTGACCCGCGACACGAGCGACCCGAATGCCTCGGGCAATCACCGCAAGAACCTGATCAGATCGCTCGAGCAGAGCCTGCGACGGCTGCGCACCGACTACATCGATGTGTACTGGGTGCACGTATGGGATCGGCACACTCCGATCGAGGAGACGGTGCGGGCGCTCGACGAGGTGGTACGCACGGGCAAGGTGCTCTACATCGGTATCTCCGATGCCCCCGCATGGGTCGTGGCCCAGGCGAACACCCTCGCCCACTCCCGAGACCAGACCGCGTTCGCCGGGCTGCAGGTGCCCTATAACCTGCTGCAACGTGATATCGAACGAGAGCTGCTGCCCATGGCGGAGGCGTTCGGCATGAGCGTGACCACCTGGGCACCGCTGGCCCGCGGAATCCTGGCCGGCGCCACAGGACGACGCACCGATCCAACCCGGCACACCGAGCGCGAACGCGCCGCAGCCGCAGCCGTCGACACGGTCGCGGCTGAACTCGGGGTACCCCCGGCGCATGTGGCGCTCGCGTGGACCCGGCACCGGTCGCCCACCGTGCTACCGATCGTCGGTGTCAGCAACGCGACCCAGCTCACGCAGAATCTCGGCGCCACCGGCCTAACGCTTCCGGACGACGCGGTAGCCGCCCTCGAAGCGGCAGTCCCGTTCGAACTCGGTTTCCCGGGCGACTTCATCGCCGAATGCGACCGGTCGCCGCACGTCTACGGCGACACCGTCCACCGAGTCGACGCCCACCACCAGCACCGCACGAATACCGGCGGCCACGGATAG